The following are encoded in a window of Flavobacterium psychrotrophum genomic DNA:
- a CDS encoding glucose 1-dehydrogenase, which produces MKIMEGKVALVTGAASGLGFATAKAFAEAGAAVVLADWNGNNVEEASEKLTAVGHKTYAIQCDVSDDKQVENMVRKTVEKFGRLDYAYNNAGVQNVLAEAADQTMDDFERVNNINYRGIWSSMKYELQQMVKQGSGAIVNCSSIGGIRAGAQRGIYHGAKHGVIGLTISAAVEYAGRGIRINSVSPGLFYTGMAEEMIAGGQEEALEGMMKMVPIGRMGRPEEIASTVVFLCSDAASMVVGHNLVVDGGLTV; this is translated from the coding sequence ATGAAAATAATGGAAGGTAAAGTTGCACTGGTTACAGGAGCAGCCTCGGGATTAGGATTTGCAACCGCAAAGGCATTTGCAGAGGCAGGTGCAGCAGTAGTATTAGCAGACTGGAATGGGAACAATGTTGAGGAAGCATCGGAAAAATTAACTGCAGTAGGACACAAAACGTATGCTATTCAATGCGACGTATCCGATGATAAACAAGTTGAAAACATGGTTAGAAAAACGGTTGAAAAATTTGGCAGGTTGGATTATGCCTACAATAATGCGGGGGTACAAAATGTCCTTGCGGAAGCCGCTGATCAAACCATGGATGATTTTGAAAGGGTCAACAATATAAATTATCGTGGCATCTGGAGCTCTATGAAATATGAACTACAGCAAATGGTAAAACAAGGCAGCGGTGCTATTGTCAACTGTTCCTCAATCGGGGGCATCCGCGCCGGTGCGCAGCGGGGCATATATCACGGTGCCAAACACGGCGTTATCGGGCTTACTATTAGTGCAGCTGTAGAATACGCTGGCCGGGGTATTCGAATCAATAGCGTCAGCCCTGGATTGTTTTATACCGGCATGGCGGAAGAAATGATTGCTGGCGGACAAGAGGAAGCCTTAGAAGGCATGATGAAGATGGTGCCGATTGGCCGCATGGGCCGTCCTGAAGAGATTGCCAGTACCGTGGTATTTCTGTGCAGCGATGCTGCAAGTATGGTCGTTGGGCACAACCTTGTTGTAGACGGTGGTCTGACAGTGTAA
- a CDS encoding MFS transporter encodes MISTIEDHSQETKVMEISQKPAWSAVFSMAMGVSGLVMAELLPVSLLTPMAKELYITEGLAGQTVSVTAVIGLFSSLFSALITRKVDRRTVVLIFSALLVLSNIIVAAAPNYIFLLCGRLLLGIALGGFWAMTAAIAMRLVPEAYIPNAFSIIFGAVSVATALAAPLGSFLGGLIGWRLTFLFASGVGLIAFVWQFISMPKVPPAGLIRLNTFLEVLKRPGIAIGLVTVLLIFAGHFSFFTYVRPYLESKVGLDVSGISVILLAFGVAGFLGTTFIARFLGRHLYLILGLAPLATAILGVTLITNGANVWTAGVSVALWGFAFGTVPVAWSTWMSQAVPDHAESAGALLVAAMQLAVTLGASVGGILFDVKGVYGSFSGAVLMMTAAAILLFVGRRFTAQKPIL; translated from the coding sequence ATGATAAGTACCATCGAAGATCATTCACAGGAAACCAAAGTTATGGAAATCTCCCAAAAGCCGGCCTGGAGTGCCGTTTTTTCCATGGCTATGGGTGTCTCGGGATTGGTTATGGCCGAGTTACTACCGGTTAGCCTACTAACACCAATGGCCAAAGAATTATACATTACCGAAGGGTTGGCTGGCCAAACCGTTTCAGTTACAGCGGTAATTGGCTTATTTTCAAGTCTTTTTAGTGCACTAATAACCCGAAAAGTAGATAGGCGTACTGTCGTTCTAATCTTTTCGGCCCTATTGGTTTTATCAAATATCATTGTTGCAGCCGCACCCAACTATATCTTTTTATTGTGCGGACGTTTATTACTGGGTATTGCTCTTGGCGGCTTTTGGGCAATGACCGCGGCAATTGCTATGCGACTGGTTCCTGAAGCGTATATACCTAACGCGTTTTCTATCATATTTGGCGCAGTGTCGGTAGCAACTGCCCTGGCTGCCCCACTAGGTAGTTTTCTTGGCGGCTTAATCGGATGGAGGCTTACATTTTTGTTTGCCTCAGGTGTTGGCCTCATCGCCTTTGTCTGGCAGTTTATATCCATGCCAAAAGTACCGCCTGCCGGGCTGATCCGTCTAAATACTTTTTTAGAGGTTCTTAAACGTCCCGGTATTGCGATAGGTTTAGTGACAGTCTTACTAATTTTTGCAGGACACTTTTCTTTTTTTACATATGTGCGGCCATATCTTGAAAGTAAGGTTGGCTTAGATGTGAGCGGCATTTCGGTAATATTACTTGCATTTGGAGTCGCCGGTTTTTTGGGCACGACATTTATTGCCCGCTTTCTTGGGAGGCACCTCTACCTGATCTTAGGCCTTGCGCCATTGGCAACGGCTATTTTAGGCGTAACGCTAATTACAAACGGCGCTAACGTCTGGACTGCTGGTGTATCGGTGGCTCTTTGGGGGTTTGCCTTTGGAACTGTACCCGTCGCCTGGTCAACATGGATGAGCCAGGCAGTTCCTGACCACGCTGAAAGTGCAGGGGCACTACTTGTCGCTGCCATGCAGCTAGCCGTTACTTTGGGAGCCTCTGTCGGAGGGATTCTCTTTGATGTCAAGGGTGTTTACGGATCTTTTTCAGGAGCTGTACTGATGATGACTGCTGCCGCGATACTTCTTTTTGTAGGAAGGCGTTTCACAGCACAGAAACCCATTTTATAA
- a CDS encoding aldo/keto reductase produces the protein MKNIVLNNGVRMPILGFGVYQVNDLKECETAVSEAIATGYRLIDTAAAYQNEKAVGQAIKNSGVLREELFITSKIWVQDVSYKKAKPAFQRALERMQLDYLDLYLIHQPYGDVHGAWRAMEELYQDGLIRAIGVSNFQQDRLIDLITFNNIVPAVNQVETHPFHQQIENHGFMAENRVQIESWGPFAEGRNDMFNNRLLQSIGDKYHKSIAQVILRWLIQRDVVVIPKSVRKERMEENFDVFDFELSTDDLTAIAGLDNKQSLFFDHRDPERIKNIGTLKFNT, from the coding sequence ATGAAAAATATTGTATTAAATAATGGTGTCCGAATGCCTATACTTGGCTTTGGTGTTTATCAGGTAAATGACCTTAAGGAATGTGAAACAGCAGTTTCTGAGGCAATTGCTACAGGATATAGGTTGATTGACACCGCAGCAGCGTATCAGAATGAGAAAGCTGTCGGACAAGCAATTAAAAATAGCGGTGTTCTGCGGGAAGAACTGTTCATCACGAGCAAAATCTGGGTGCAGGATGTAAGTTATAAGAAAGCCAAACCTGCTTTTCAGCGGGCATTGGAACGCATGCAATTGGATTATCTTGACCTGTATCTCATTCATCAGCCCTATGGCGATGTTCACGGTGCCTGGCGTGCTATGGAAGAATTATATCAGGATGGATTAATCAGGGCGATCGGTGTCAGTAATTTTCAACAAGACCGCCTGATTGATCTGATTACCTTTAATAATATCGTACCTGCAGTGAACCAAGTAGAAACCCACCCTTTCCACCAGCAGATTGAGAACCACGGGTTCATGGCGGAGAATAGAGTACAGATAGAATCCTGGGGACCTTTTGCAGAGGGGCGCAACGATATGTTTAATAATAGATTACTGCAAAGTATAGGTGACAAATACCACAAAAGCATAGCGCAGGTAATTTTGAGATGGCTTATTCAAAGAGATGTGGTTGTGATACCGAAATCCGTTCGTAAAGAGAGAATGGAAGAAAACTTTGATGTTTTCGATTTTGAACTAAGCACAGATGACCTTACCGCTATTGCGGGCTTAGACAACAAACAAAGCCTTTTTTTTGACCACCGTGATCCGGAAAGAATAAAGAACATCGGGACATTAAAATTCAATACATAA
- a CDS encoding tautomerase family protein, with protein sequence MPHIHVKIVGKTDEEKTKLAEDITAAVVISLNTSEANVSVAIQDIEKEEWVEKVYKPDILAHQTRLYKKPGYEPTK encoded by the coding sequence ATGCCACATATACATGTAAAGATCGTCGGTAAGACAGATGAGGAAAAAACAAAGTTAGCTGAGGATATTACCGCAGCAGTCGTAATATCCTTAAATACATCGGAAGCTAATGTTTCTGTTGCTATACAAGACATCGAAAAAGAAGAATGGGTAGAAAAAGTTTACAAGCCCGATATACTCGCGCATCAGACCAGGTTATATAAAAAACCCGGTTACGAACCTACGAAATGA
- a CDS encoding alpha/beta hydrolase, whose product MNKECNITKSPQLKMWQWITIASLTILSHRINSQTFEKAPPALTIASQGSFAVGGKIVTNSEGKLFHGDHAYVTYQVPVNSRKYPLIFVHGIGQFSKTWETTPDGREGFQNIFLRRNFSVYLVDQPRRGNAGRSTLTDTIRPEFTEEFWFNRFRLGVWPSYFKGVQFSHDKNALDQFFRQMTPDTGPSDFEVYTDAYAALAEKIGPAILITHSMGGPIGWQTHLKTSKIKGIVSYEPGGYSLFRKVKDLYRPIQKHGQLR is encoded by the coding sequence ATGAATAAGGAATGTAATATTACAAAAAGCCCACAACTTAAAATGTGGCAATGGATTACTATAGCCTCCCTTACTATTTTATCTCACAGGATAAATTCGCAAACATTTGAAAAAGCCCCCCCCGCATTGACTATCGCAAGCCAGGGTAGTTTTGCCGTAGGTGGCAAGATAGTGACCAATTCAGAAGGCAAACTGTTTCACGGCGACCATGCCTACGTTACCTACCAGGTTCCTGTTAATTCCCGCAAATATCCGCTAATATTTGTCCATGGTATCGGACAGTTTTCAAAAACGTGGGAAACAACACCGGATGGACGGGAAGGGTTTCAGAATATCTTTTTACGCCGGAATTTCAGTGTGTATCTAGTGGACCAGCCACGTCGCGGCAACGCCGGGCGCAGTACCCTGACAGACACTATCAGGCCGGAATTTACCGAGGAATTTTGGTTTAACCGATTTCGTTTAGGCGTTTGGCCCAGTTACTTTAAAGGCGTCCAATTCAGTCATGATAAAAATGCCCTTGACCAGTTTTTTCGCCAGATGACACCAGACACGGGCCCATCTGATTTTGAGGTGTACACGGATGCCTATGCCGCGCTGGCGGAAAAGATCGGCCCCGCCATTTTAATAACCCACTCAATGGGCGGCCCCATAGGCTGGCAAACGCATTTAAAAACGAGCAAGATAAAAGGAATCGTTTCCTATGAGCCGGGGGGTTATTCCCTTTTCCGGAAGGTGAAAGACCTGTACAGGCCAATACAGAAACACGGGCAGCTGAGGTAA
- a CDS encoding alpha/beta hydrolase produces the protein MEYTKVPIMIYYGDNIPANPTDNPHQNDWLFRLNLAREWAAAVNKRGGNVTVVHLPEIGIYGNTHFAFSDLNNIQLADLLSDFLKKNKLD, from the coding sequence ATGGAGTATACAAAGGTGCCAATTATGATCTATTATGGGGACAACATACCGGCCAATCCAACCGATAACCCCCATCAAAACGACTGGCTCTTCCGTCTTAATCTAGCTAGGGAGTGGGCCGCTGCAGTTAATAAGCGCGGCGGCAATGTTACAGTTGTCCACTTGCCTGAAATAGGGATATACGGTAACACACATTTTGCTTTTTCAGACCTGAACAATATTCAGCTAGCCGACCTCTTATCAGATTTTCTAAAAAAAAATAAACTTGATTAA
- a CDS encoding SMP-30/gluconolactonase/LRE family protein, translating to MSIATNQYLESGSVKCLIMGLMLLSFTHVHAQHKLTRLWESEPTLAVPESVLVVPDGLYVSLVDGQALEKDGKGGIAKLDRNGKIINASWVTGLNAPKGMGIWKGRLYVTNISEVVVIDTATGKIESRIQVEGAKGLNDIAVDDKGSIYVSDSELGKIIQIYNGKPSLYFSGLCGVNGLCATGRNLYVLTDEHVYRINPQRKIIALANIPKKGGDGIVALGKGNFLFTIYSGLAYYLGKSGNEELLLDTEADGINCADIGYDPANQIVFVPTLFKKSVVAYRFEQ from the coding sequence ATGAGCATAGCAACAAATCAGTACTTAGAATCAGGCAGCGTAAAATGCCTGATTATGGGTCTAATGCTACTCTCGTTTACTCATGTTCATGCCCAACACAAACTGACCAGGCTTTGGGAAAGTGAACCGACACTTGCAGTGCCCGAATCTGTACTGGTTGTACCGGACGGCCTTTATGTTTCACTAGTGGATGGCCAGGCTTTAGAGAAAGACGGAAAAGGGGGAATAGCAAAACTGGACCGTAACGGAAAAATTATTAATGCCTCATGGGTTACCGGTTTGAACGCTCCAAAAGGAATGGGAATATGGAAAGGCAGGCTGTATGTAACAAACATTTCTGAAGTTGTCGTCATTGATACCGCCACGGGAAAAATAGAGTCGAGAATTCAGGTTGAGGGGGCAAAAGGGTTAAATGATATTGCCGTCGATGACAAAGGCTCAATATATGTGTCTGATTCAGAACTTGGCAAGATCATTCAAATTTATAATGGCAAGCCATCTTTATATTTTAGTGGCTTATGCGGAGTTAACGGTTTATGTGCAACAGGCAGGAACTTATATGTGCTCACAGACGAACACGTCTACAGGATAAACCCGCAAAGAAAAATAATCGCACTAGCAAATATCCCAAAAAAGGGGGGCGATGGCATAGTAGCGCTCGGGAAGGGTAATTTCCTGTTCACCATTTATAGTGGCCTAGCTTACTACCTTGGAAAGTCAGGAAATGAGGAACTGCTACTAGATACTGAGGCCGACGGGATAAACTGTGCAGATATAGGATACGATCCGGCAAATCAAATCGTTTTTGTGCCTACCCTGTTTAAAAAATCAGTGGTAGCCTACCGGTTTGAGCAGTGA
- a CDS encoding SDR family NAD(P)-dependent oxidoreductase codes for MKKSLLIIGAGEGLSLATAEKFGKEGFAVGLINRDKNKAAVILKTLAEQHIDAYSEVADATDYISLEHAIRELTRQLGGISVLIYNPAALKNKDILDVEPQEFMDDFKINVGSALKSIQLTIADLKVSSGTILLTGGGFATHPSFKNGTLSIGKAGIRNLALQLNEKLGQEGIYVGTLTITAKITPDSTNHNPVKLAQAYWEMFNDRIEVEVII; via the coding sequence ATGAAGAAATCACTTTTAATCATAGGGGCAGGAGAAGGCTTAAGCCTGGCAACTGCCGAAAAATTTGGTAAGGAAGGATTTGCTGTAGGTTTGATCAACCGCGATAAAAATAAGGCAGCAGTAATATTGAAAACGCTGGCTGAGCAACACATAGATGCCTATTCAGAAGTTGCAGATGCAACAGACTATATCAGTCTGGAACATGCCATCAGGGAGCTCACTAGGCAATTGGGAGGTATTAGTGTATTGATATATAATCCCGCGGCACTTAAAAACAAAGATATTTTAGACGTTGAGCCGCAGGAGTTCATGGATGATTTCAAGATAAATGTTGGTAGTGCTTTAAAAAGCATTCAGTTAACAATTGCTGATTTGAAAGTAAGTAGTGGTACAATCCTCCTGACCGGAGGAGGTTTTGCAACGCATCCCTCATTTAAAAATGGTACGCTTTCCATAGGAAAAGCCGGTATCAGAAACCTTGCCCTTCAATTAAATGAAAAGTTGGGCCAAGAAGGTATTTATGTGGGAACACTAACTATTACGGCTAAGATAACCCCAGATAGTACAAACCATAACCCGGTAAAACTAGCCCAGGCTTACTGGGAAATGTTCAACGACAGAATTGAGGTTGAAGTAATAATTTAA
- a CDS encoding (R)-mandelonitrile lyase: MTPANFTGKVWVLPLLAQDSTFNLVAGNVTFSPGARSNWHTHNAGQILMVTEGTGYTQEKGKPIRIIHKGDVITCPPNVEHWHGASKDSAMTHISLNPNADRGIGTWLRPVCDQEYDGPKETD, from the coding sequence TTGACACCGGCAAATTTTACAGGAAAGGTTTGGGTGCTGCCCCTTCTTGCCCAAGACAGTACTTTCAACCTTGTTGCCGGTAATGTGACCTTTTCGCCAGGTGCACGGAGCAACTGGCATACCCACAATGCCGGACAAATCCTAATGGTAACCGAAGGTACGGGTTACACACAGGAAAAAGGTAAGCCCATACGTATAATCCATAAGGGTGACGTAATCACCTGCCCGCCAAATGTCGAGCACTGGCACGGTGCATCAAAGGACAGTGCTATGACTCACATATCCTTAAACCCTAATGCTGACCGTGGCATTGGGACCTGGCTAAGGCCTGTGTGCGACCAAGAGTATGATGGACCCAAGGAAACAGATTAA
- a CDS encoding carboxymuconolactone decarboxylase family protein — protein MKKILTLSALIITSLASNIKAQHIMDNNNKLDCRQQSMVAISALTAVGNIEQLKGYLKIGMDAGLTVNEIKDELIQLYAYCGFPRSLNAINAFMVVLDERKAKGIHYPEGKTASAFNDKDKYQTGKKNLQQLTGTDEKYLTGVNAFAPAIDSYLKEHLFADIFSSDVLTFQQRELITVSALAALTGVEAQLEAHIGMGMNTGMTESQFKEAFIIIDQAVNKAQGDMARKTLDKVLDSKKQ, from the coding sequence ATGAAAAAAATTTTGACCTTATCGGCATTGATAATAACTAGCCTCGCATCCAACATAAAAGCACAGCATATTATGGACAATAACAATAAGCTAGATTGCAGACAGCAGAGCATGGTTGCCATTTCAGCACTAACCGCCGTTGGCAATATAGAACAGCTTAAAGGGTACCTCAAAATTGGCATGGACGCGGGTTTAACGGTCAACGAAATAAAAGATGAACTGATACAACTTTACGCTTATTGCGGTTTTCCGCGCAGCCTGAATGCAATCAATGCCTTTATGGTTGTTTTGGACGAGCGCAAGGCAAAAGGTATACATTATCCGGAGGGCAAAACTGCGTCGGCGTTCAATGATAAAGACAAATATCAAACCGGTAAAAAAAATTTGCAACAACTTACAGGGACTGACGAGAAGTATCTTACCGGTGTGAATGCTTTTGCGCCGGCCATTGATTCCTACTTAAAAGAACATTTGTTTGCAGACATTTTCAGCAGCGATGTGCTGACTTTTCAGCAAAGGGAACTGATAACAGTTTCAGCCCTAGCCGCATTGACCGGGGTGGAGGCGCAATTAGAGGCACACATTGGAATGGGTATGAATACAGGTATGACGGAAAGTCAATTTAAGGAGGCGTTTATAATTATCGACCAAGCCGTAAACAAGGCGCAAGGAGATATGGCACGTAAAACGCTGGATAAAGTGCTGGACAGTAAAAAACAATAA
- a CDS encoding NAD(P)-dependent alcohol dehydrogenase, whose amino-acid sequence MEKGSENRSRRKFLKQSTAFSAGMVLGGGLNLFAETKNNTIIMSKIKSNGYAGRDAKSKLTVWNFERRAVGNNDILIDIKFSGICHSDIHTIRGHWGEQVYPQVPGHEIAGIVAAVGKNVTKFKVGDKAGVGCMVGSCMKCTSCKNGEEHHCETTGMVGTYGVPDKSDPTGITQGGYSNNIVVDEHFAIRIPETISLQNAAPLLCAGITTYSPLMNAKIQKGDKIGVAGIGGLGHLAIKIAVAKGAEVYAFTTSESKRYDILGFGAKEVILVDSLDKLTPYAGKLDYMISTIPYAFDLSAYVTCVKPYGHFTQVGQPIEGKLEISNTNFMFSRVNYNSSLIGGIPETQEVMDYCALNKIYPEVQVIKASEINVVWDKLVNKEARYRYVIDAETI is encoded by the coding sequence ATGGAAAAGGGAAGTGAAAACAGATCTAGGAGAAAGTTTCTAAAACAGTCAACTGCTTTTAGCGCTGGCATGGTGCTGGGGGGTGGACTAAATTTATTCGCAGAAACCAAAAACAATACTATTATTATGAGTAAAATCAAATCGAATGGCTATGCTGGCCGTGATGCGAAAAGCAAATTAACGGTCTGGAACTTTGAGCGCCGAGCCGTAGGCAATAATGACATATTGATCGACATTAAATTTTCTGGGATTTGCCATTCTGATATCCATACCATCCGTGGCCACTGGGGTGAACAAGTTTACCCCCAGGTACCGGGCCACGAAATTGCAGGCATTGTAGCAGCAGTAGGTAAAAATGTAACCAAATTCAAAGTCGGCGATAAAGCCGGTGTGGGCTGCATGGTAGGCAGTTGCATGAAGTGTACGAGCTGTAAAAATGGTGAGGAACATCACTGCGAGACAACCGGCATGGTGGGAACGTATGGGGTGCCGGACAAATCTGATCCAACCGGCATCACGCAGGGAGGCTACTCGAATAATATCGTTGTCGATGAGCACTTCGCAATCAGGATTCCGGAAACAATAAGTCTGCAAAATGCAGCGCCCCTTTTGTGTGCGGGTATCACTACCTACTCACCCCTGATGAATGCTAAAATCCAAAAAGGCGATAAGATTGGCGTTGCTGGTATTGGCGGCCTTGGGCATTTGGCCATTAAGATTGCCGTAGCGAAAGGGGCTGAAGTTTATGCTTTTACCACCAGTGAAAGCAAACGCTATGATATCTTGGGCTTTGGTGCTAAAGAAGTAATCCTTGTGGATTCATTGGATAAGTTGACGCCCTATGCCGGAAAACTAGACTATATGATCTCGACCATACCTTATGCTTTTGACCTTTCGGCTTATGTTACCTGCGTGAAACCATATGGTCACTTTACTCAGGTCGGCCAGCCTATCGAAGGGAAACTGGAAATCAGCAATACGAATTTTATGTTCAGCAGGGTAAATTATAACAGCTCGCTCATCGGTGGCATACCGGAAACCCAGGAAGTGATGGATTATTGTGCACTTAACAAGATTTATCCTGAGGTCCAAGTTATCAAGGCATCAGAGATAAATGTAGTTTGGGATAAGCTGGTAAATAAAGAAGCAAGATACCGTTATGTAATCGATGCGGAGACAATATAA
- a CDS encoding pyrroloquinoline quinone-dependent dehydrogenase: MKNKLKSTMLHIGILLAASGCYGQSGDRSWSVYKSGEGSTNYSPLTQITATNVSQLKPAWILKLNDKKFGVEPGKSECNPIIVDGVLYASSANQSAYAVNAATGKQIWSFDPLNGKNGSEVNRGLTYWEDGNEKRILMSADNNLIALDARTGKLISGFGNGGKVDLKVGLRSKDLNSFYVSLTSPGGIYKNLIIIGCRVPDTYGSQPGYIRAYDCKTGKLVWTFHTVPNPGESGYETWSKDAYKKVGGVNNWAGLSIDSKQGIVFLALGSPSYDFYGADRTGENLYGNCVVALNAATGQHIWHFQTVHHDLWDYDLPAPPALITITKDGKKIDAVAQITKQGFVFVFNRETGIPIFPVEERKVPVSRMPGEVSSPTQPFPVKPKPFARQLVTEADLSNYSAADHDSLIRQFRTMRYEGLYSPPDMQGTLQLPGTRGGAEWGGAAYDPATNLLYVKSTEAADLITIKKGKKNASVEEAQKTADSQFAPDARGAGTNEYVNTTGYKTWKDPSGNPAITPPWGTLSAINMATGDYAWQLPLGNDSGRQAKGAPETGQEGKAGPIVTAGGVIFISGTEDKQLRALDKLSGRLLWQYSLPAIANATACTYEAGGRQYVALSVAGTPENPSGSIMAFALPLK; encoded by the coding sequence ATGAAAAATAAACTTAAATCGACAATGTTGCACATTGGCATATTGTTAGCTGCGAGTGGTTGTTACGGGCAATCCGGCGACCGTTCATGGTCTGTGTATAAAAGCGGTGAGGGTAGCACCAATTACTCACCTTTAACACAGATTACAGCGACAAATGTAAGTCAGCTGAAACCAGCCTGGATATTGAAATTGAACGACAAAAAGTTTGGTGTTGAACCCGGTAAAAGTGAATGTAACCCGATAATCGTTGATGGAGTGTTGTATGCAAGTTCTGCAAACCAAAGTGCGTACGCTGTGAACGCTGCAACCGGGAAACAAATATGGTCTTTTGACCCATTGAACGGAAAAAATGGCTCTGAGGTAAACAGGGGGCTGACGTACTGGGAGGACGGCAACGAGAAAAGGATATTGATGTCGGCGGATAACAATCTTATCGCACTGGACGCCCGTACCGGCAAATTGATTTCTGGTTTCGGCAACGGCGGCAAGGTAGACTTAAAGGTTGGCCTTCGCAGTAAAGATCTTAACTCATTTTACGTATCTCTAACTTCCCCGGGCGGCATCTACAAGAACCTTATCATAATAGGCTGCCGTGTACCGGACACCTACGGGTCGCAACCGGGATACATTCGTGCTTATGACTGCAAAACAGGTAAATTGGTTTGGACCTTTCACACGGTTCCAAATCCCGGGGAATCGGGATATGAAACCTGGTCAAAGGATGCCTACAAAAAAGTGGGAGGGGTAAATAACTGGGCAGGATTGAGTATTGACAGCAAGCAGGGCATAGTGTTTTTGGCATTGGGTTCTCCATCGTACGACTTTTATGGCGCGGATAGAACAGGTGAAAATTTGTACGGGAATTGCGTGGTTGCGCTGAATGCCGCTACAGGGCAGCACATTTGGCATTTTCAGACCGTACACCACGACTTGTGGGATTATGACCTTCCTGCACCGCCTGCACTGATCACAATCACAAAAGATGGAAAAAAAATTGATGCTGTAGCACAGATCACTAAACAGGGTTTCGTATTCGTATTCAACCGGGAGACAGGAATTCCCATATTCCCTGTGGAAGAACGCAAGGTTCCTGTTTCACGCATGCCGGGTGAAGTATCCTCCCCGACACAGCCTTTTCCGGTAAAACCCAAACCTTTCGCCCGGCAATTGGTCACAGAGGCAGACCTGAGTAATTATTCGGCTGCCGACCACGATTCGTTAATTAGACAATTCCGGACAATGCGTTACGAAGGGTTGTATTCTCCACCTGATATGCAGGGTACCTTACAGCTGCCTGGGACAAGGGGCGGTGCAGAATGGGGCGGTGCGGCTTACGATCCTGCGACTAATTTACTTTATGTAAAATCTACCGAAGCGGCTGACCTAATCACGATTAAGAAAGGTAAAAAGAACGCGTCGGTCGAAGAAGCGCAGAAAACGGCTGATAGCCAGTTTGCGCCTGATGCCCGGGGTGCTGGGACAAATGAATACGTGAACACTACAGGTTACAAAACATGGAAAGATCCAAGTGGCAATCCGGCTATTACTCCACCCTGGGGTACGCTTAGCGCCATAAATATGGCGACAGGTGATTACGCATGGCAGCTCCCGTTGGGGAATGATAGCGGGCGGCAGGCGAAAGGTGCTCCCGAAACCGGACAGGAAGGCAAGGCAGGGCCGATAGTTACAGCGGGGGGGGTCATCTTTATTAGCGGCACAGAAGATAAACAGCTCCGTGCCTTAGACAAGCTTTCAGGAAGACTGCTCTGGCAGTACTCGCTGCCTGCCATTGCAAATGCGACCGCTTGTACGTATGAAGCCGGCGGCAGGCAATATGTTGCCTTATCCGTAGCAGGTACGCCTGAAAACCCTTCAGGATCTATTATGGCCTTCGCACTCCCTTTAAAATAA
- a CDS encoding PDDEXK nuclease domain-containing protein: MQVLRLAKEGQLFERPQDAIKDSYRLEFIGLPEKASYSETELEEKLIEKLESFILELGTGFTFVGRQERISFDDKHFRVDLVFYNRLLRCFVLIDLKIGELKHQDIGQMQMYVNYYDRKIKLKEEGKTIGIILCQNKSEAVVEFTLPENNTQIFASKYMTVLPSKQSLAKLSM, translated from the coding sequence TTGCAAGTCCTGAGACTCGCCAAAGAGGGGCAACTATTTGAAAGGCCACAGGATGCTATAAAAGACTCCTACAGATTAGAATTCATTGGCCTACCTGAAAAAGCTTCCTATTCAGAAACGGAATTGGAAGAAAAATTAATTGAAAAACTAGAATCTTTCATCCTTGAACTCGGGACAGGTTTCACCTTTGTAGGCAGGCAGGAACGCATCAGTTTTGACGACAAGCACTTCAGGGTTGATTTAGTATTCTACAATCGGTTGCTAAGGTGCTTTGTCCTAATCGACTTAAAAATTGGCGAACTTAAGCACCAGGATATAGGTCAAATGCAGATGTATGTAAATTATTATGACAGGAAAATCAAACTAAAGGAAGAAGGAAAAACAATAGGCATAATACTCTGCCAAAATAAAAGTGAAGCAGTTGTCGAATTTACCCTACCGGAAAATAATACGCAAATTTTTGCAAGTAAATACATGACAGTGTTGCCCAGTAAACAAAGTTTGGCCAAACTTAGTATGTAA